The DNA region ATTTCTTATATCTATTGATGCTAGATCAATAGCCGATGTGTTTTTTAAAGCATTTACAGCATCTTCACAATTAGACTTTGCTCTAATTAAAGCTGCTTTGTGTCTCGTATTTGTAATAATTAAGTCATGATATTTTATTTCTCCATTAAAAAACAATTCTTTAATTATATCTTTTAATTTATCTATACCAAAACCTGTTTTTGTAGATATATCTATTATATATTTCGAAGATAAATCTTTAAAATCTTCATTTTTTATTTTTTTAGGCAAATCTGTCTTATTTAATAGAATAATATATTTTTTACCATTAATATGTTTTATTATATCTAAATCTTTATCTTCTAAACTTCTGCTTGCATCTAACATGAATATTATTAGATCGGCTTCATCTATTTTTTTTATAGAATTTTCTACTCCTATCTTCTCTACAATATCATTAGTTTCACGTATTCCAGCGGTATCAATAAGCTTTATAGGAATACCTGAAACATTTATATACTCTTCTATTACATCCCTGGTAGTTCCTTCAATTTCTGTAACAATAGCCCTTTTTTCTTCTAACAAAGCGTTTAGCAATGAAGATTTACCTACATTGGGTTTACCAACTATAGCAGTATTTAAACCATCTCTTAATATTTTTCCTTCATCTGCAGAATTAATTAATTCTGCAATTTCTAATAATATGTCATTTAACTTCACAATTGTATTTTCAGAAGTTAACTCTTCAAGATCCTCTTCTGGATAATCTACTGTAGCTTCAATATGAGCTATTAATTCTAATAATTTTTCCCGTAAACTATTAATTTCTCTTGAAAGCTTACCTTCTGACTGCATAACAGCTGATTTCATGCTTATATCAGTTTTTGAAGTTATTATATCCATAACTGCCTCTGCCTGACTAAGATCTATTCTTCCATTTAGAAAAGCCCTTTTCGTAAATTCACCTGGCTCAGCAATTCTCGCACCAGCCTTTAAAACTTCATCTAAGACTCTCTTAGTTGAAAAGATACCTCCATGGCAATTTATTTCTATAGTATCTTCAGCTGTAAAACTTTTAGGACCTTTCATAAAACTTACAATAACTTCATCTATATTTTCTTTAGTTTCTAGCTGAACTATATTACCGTATCTCATAGTATAAGGTTTAATATCTAGAATATTACCTCCATTTTTAGGTATAAAAATACTATTTACTATTTTTACTGAATTATTTCCAGAAACTCTAATTATAGAAATTCCGCCTTCACCTAAAGCTGTTGCTATTGCTGCTATAGTATCAAATTCTTTCATACAATATTGGTAAGAAAATAAACTTACCATTTCCTCCTCTCTAATTAGTCATCTGAAAATAAATAACAAGTCAAAGATGCGACCAATATTTTGAATCATCCAAGGAAACAGGTTCTGATGATAGTGGTGCTATCAGAAGGTTCTGTTGACGCAGTATGATACAAAATAGACTAGCATACTAACTAGTTATTTCTTTGAAGATGCCTCACACCAGTTAATAATTAAAAAGAAAGCCATCAGGCTTTCTTTAAATCAATTACAACATATCTATTGGGTTCATCACCCTCACTATAAGTTTTAATATTCCTATTATTCTGTAATGCGGAATGAATTATCCTTCTCTCATAAGGATTCATTGGTTCAAATTTTATAGTTTTTCTACTTTTTTGTACCTTATGTGACATCCTTATTGCAAGCTTTTTTAATGTTTCCTCTCTTTTGGTTCTATAATTCTCCGTATCGATAATCACTCTCTTATATTGTCCATCATGTTCTTTATTTATAACTAAACTCACAAGATATTGAAGTGAGTCTAAAGTTTCACCCCTATATCCTATTAATATTCCCATATTGGAACCTATAATTTCAATTTTTATCTTGTCTTTAATTTCTTTAATTTTAATTTCTGCATCAATTCCCATGGCATCAAAAATATTTTTCAAAAAATTTTCAGCTTTTTCGCAATAATCCCTTTTAACTGTTACCTTTACCTTTGCAGGTCGTTTACCGATAATACTTAAAAGTCCCCTGCGTCCTTCATCAATAACTACAACATCTACTTTATCTTCTGTAACTCCTAATTCACTGATAGCATTTTGTTTTGCCTCTTCTATGGTTCTACCAGTCATTTCAATAAAATTCATACCGCAGGACCCCCCCTCAGTAAATTAAACTTAATTATTATTGATTTTATCTGAATTCCTCTTTTTATTTCTCTTATTTTTTACAATATCTTTATTATCTATAGTAACACTACTTTCTGCTGCAATTTTATTTTCATTTTCTTCATTATTAATTTTATTTGCAACCATTTTCATAACTAATGTAGTTTGAAGTATTTGTACTATATTACCAGTTACCCAATACAATACTAATGCTGCATTAAATCTTAAACTCATGTAGAAAAGAACTATAGACATAACTATATTCATAGTTGATGTTTGTTTTGCCTGAGCCTTGTCTACAGCAGTTGACGACATTAGCATACCTGAAAAATATGTAGTAGCACCAGATATAACTGGAAGTATCCAACTAGTCCAATCAGACATAGTGGCAGATTTAGATAAATCATGAATCCATAAAAAGCCAATGCCGTTTATCGCTAAAGTAGAAAATACATAGTATAATGCTATAAGTATAGGATATTGTATTAATAATGGTAAACAACCGCCTAAAGGATTAACACCTTTTTCCTTATACAACTTCATCGTTTCCTGTTGTAATTTTTGCGGATCACTTTTGTATTTAGTCTGAAGTTTTTTTACTTCTGGACCAACTTTACTCATCATCAATGAGGATTTAATTTGTTTAACATTTAAAGGTAACAATATCATTCTTATTATAATTGTAAGAACTATTATAGATAAGCCATACGATACATTGTTATTTGGAATAATATTTAATATTGAACGATTTATTGCCTGAAAGAAATTAACAAATAAATCATTTAAGAAATTGATTTTAAACAAAGTCCAAGCCTCCTATATTCTTATTTAACAGGATCATATCCACCTTCATTAAAAGGATTACACCTTAAAATTCTTTTAATTGATATATATCCTCCCTTTAAGACACCGTATTTTGATATTGCATCTATTGCATACTGAGAACAGGTTGGGTAAAATCTACAACAGGGTCTTTTTAAAGGTGATATATATTTTCTATAAAATTTTATCATTGATAATATTATTTTCTTCATATTCAATATAAACCTGCCTTTTTAAACAGATTTTTTAAAGAAGCTTCTATTTCTTTATAATTTTTATCCTTACAGTTAATACGAGCGATAAATACGAAATCATAACCTTTTTTTAAGGATTCTTTGTTCAATCTATAGCTTTCACTTATTAATCTTTTTACTCTGCTCCTTATAACACTCTTTCCAACTTTTTTACTTACCGATACGCCAATTCTATTAATATCTTTATTTTTAAAATTTCTAAATGTG from Clostridium pasteurianum BC1 includes:
- the mnmE gene encoding tRNA uridine-5-carboxymethylaminomethyl(34) synthesis GTPase MnmE, which codes for MKEFDTIAAIATALGEGGISIIRVSGNNSVKIVNSIFIPKNGGNILDIKPYTMRYGNIVQLETKENIDEVIVSFMKGPKSFTAEDTIEINCHGGIFSTKRVLDEVLKAGARIAEPGEFTKRAFLNGRIDLSQAEAVMDIITSKTDISMKSAVMQSEGKLSREINSLREKLLELIAHIEATVDYPEEDLEELTSENTIVKLNDILLEIAELINSADEGKILRDGLNTAIVGKPNVGKSSLLNALLEEKRAIVTEIEGTTRDVIEEYINVSGIPIKLIDTAGIRETNDIVEKIGVENSIKKIDEADLIIFMLDASRSLEDKDLDIIKHINGKKYIILLNKTDLPKKIKNEDFKDLSSKYIIDISTKTGFGIDKLKDIIKELFFNGEIKYHDLIITNTRHKAALIRAKSNCEDAVNALKNTSAIDLASIDIRNAWYNLGQITGDTLEEDLLEKIFKNFCLGK
- the jag gene encoding RNA-binding cell elongation regulator Jag/EloR, yielding MNFIEMTGRTIEEAKQNAISELGVTEDKVDVVVIDEGRRGLLSIIGKRPAKVKVTVKRDYCEKAENFLKNIFDAMGIDAEIKIKEIKDKIKIEIIGSNMGILIGYRGETLDSLQYLVSLVINKEHDGQYKRVIIDTENYRTKREETLKKLAIRMSHKVQKSRKTIKFEPMNPYERRIIHSALQNNRNIKTYSEGDEPNRYVVIDLKKA
- the yidC gene encoding membrane protein insertase YidC encodes the protein MFKINFLNDLFVNFFQAINRSILNIIPNNNVSYGLSIIVLTIIIRMILLPLNVKQIKSSLMMSKVGPEVKKLQTKYKSDPQKLQQETMKLYKEKGVNPLGGCLPLLIQYPILIALYYVFSTLAINGIGFLWIHDLSKSATMSDWTSWILPVISGATTYFSGMLMSSTAVDKAQAKQTSTMNIVMSIVLFYMSLRFNAALVLYWVTGNIVQILQTTLVMKMVANKINNEENENKIAAESSVTIDNKDIVKNKRNKKRNSDKINNN
- the yidD gene encoding membrane protein insertion efficiency factor YidD, producing MKKIILSMIKFYRKYISPLKRPCCRFYPTCSQYAIDAISKYGVLKGGYISIKRILRCNPFNEGGYDPVK
- the rnpA gene encoding ribonuclease P protein component, with translation MKEDKIRKNSEFRTVYRKGKSLSNHLLVLYTFRNFKNKDINRIGVSVSKKVGKSVIRSRVKRLISESYRLNKESLKKGYDFVFIARINCKDKNYKEIEASLKNLFKKAGLY